A single window of Camelus ferus isolate YT-003-E chromosome 7, BCGSAC_Cfer_1.0, whole genome shotgun sequence DNA harbors:
- the POLM gene encoding DNA-directed DNA/RNA polymerase mu isoform X6, with protein sequence MLPKRRRARVGSPDAAPCPAARFPGVAIHLAEPHMGRSRRAFLTRLALSKGFRVLDAYSPEVTHVVMEGTSAEEATCWQERKTASLPPGGSHPALLDISWFTDSMEAGHPVPVEGRHRLEVAVPRKELPSPAWMPPYACQRPTPLTHHNTSLSDALETLAEAAGFDRSEGRQLSFCRAASVLKALPGPVTALSQLQGLPHFGEHSRRVVQELLEHGVCEEVERVRLSERYQIMKLFTQIFGVGVKTADRWYREGLRTLDDLREQPQRLTQQQKAGLRHHQDLSALIQRSDAEALHQVVEAAVGQALPGATVTLAGGFRRALSSTTSISAANSETPPTRPGRTTSWTPLRGVSAFSACRNPRGLMSRDARSPAPPGRRCAWTWWSPPAASSPLPYSAGPAPSILSGSCAASAGRRGGSG encoded by the exons ATGCTACCGAAACGGCGGCGAGCGAGGGTCGGGTCCCCTGACGCCGCCCCCTGCCCCGCGGCGCGCTTTCCCGGGGTCGCTATCCACCTGGCCGAGCCGCACATGGGCCGCAGCCGCCGGGCCTTCCTCACACGCCTGGCGCTCTCCAAGGGCTTCCGGGTCCTGGACGCCTACAG CCCTGAGGTGACACACGTGGTGATGGAGGGGACCTCAGCAGAGGAGGCCACCTGCTGGCAGGAGCGCAAGACAGCATCTCTTCCCCCAGGTGGCAGCCACCCAGCACTGTTAGACATAAGCTGGTTCACAGACAGCATGGAAGCTGGGCATCCTGTCCCTGTGGAGGGCAGACACCGCCTGGAG GTGGCTGTGCCCAGGAAGGAGCTGCCAAGCCCAGCATGGATGCCGCCCTATGCCTGCCAGCGCCCCACTCCCCTCACACACCACAACACCAGCCTCTCG GATGCTCTGGAGACACTGGCGGAGGCAGCAGGCTTTGACCGCAGTGAGGGCCGCCAACTCTCCTTCTGCAGAGCAGCCTCAGTGCTCAAGGCCCTTCCCGGCCCGGTCACAGCCCTGAGCCAGCTGCAGGGGCTGCCCCACTTCGGAGAACACTCCCGCAGGGTCGTCCAG GAGCTGCTGGAGCACGGAGTGtgtgaggaggtggagagggtcCGGCTGTCAGAGAGGTACCAGATCATGAAG CTCTTCACCCAGATCTTCGGGGTCGGGGTAAAGACGGCTGACCGCTGGTACCGGGAAGGGCTGCGGACCCTGGACGACCTCCGAGAGCAGCCCCAGAGACTGACCCAGCAGCAGAAAGCAG GCCTGCGGCACCACCAGGACCTGAGCGCCCTGATCCAGCGGTCGGACGCCGAGGCCCTGCATCAGGTGGTGGAGGCGGCCGTGGGGCAGGCCCTTCCCGGGGCCACCGTCACGCTGGCCGGCGGCTTCCGGAG gGCCTTGTCCTCTACCACCAGCATCAGTGCAGCCAACAGCGAGACCCCGCCCACCCGGCCCGGCAGAACCACATCATGGACGCCTTTGAGAGGAGTTTCTGCATTTTCCGCCTGCCGCAACCCCCGGGGGCTGATGTCGAGGGATGCCAGAAGCCCTGCCCCACCTGGAAGGCGGTGCGCGTGGACCTGGTGGTCGCCCCCAGCAGCCAGTTCCCCTTTGCCCTACTCGGCTGGACCGGCTCCAAG CATTTTGAGCGGGAGCTGCGCCGCttcagcaggaaggagagggggctCTGGCTGA
- the POLM gene encoding DNA-directed DNA/RNA polymerase mu isoform X7, protein MLPKRRRARVGSPDAAPCPAARFPGVAIHLAEPHMGRSRRAFLTRLALSKGFRVLDAYSPEVTHVVMEGTSAEEATCWQERKTASLPPGGSHPALLDISWFTDSMEAGHPVPVEGRHRLEVAVPRKELPSPAWMPPYACQRPTPLTHHNTSLSDALETLAEAAGFDRSEGRQLSFCRAASVLKALPGPVTALSQLQGLPHFGEHSRRVVQELLEHGVCEEVERVRLSERYQIMKLFTQIFGVGVKTADRWYREGLRTLDDLREQPQRLTQQQKAGLRHHQDLSALIQRSDAEALHQVVEAAVGQALPGATVTLAGGFRSISAANSETPPTRPGRTTSWTPLRGVSAFSACRNPRGLMSRDARSPAPPGRRCAWTWWSPPAASSPLPYSAGPAPSILSGSCAASAGRRGGSG, encoded by the exons ATGCTACCGAAACGGCGGCGAGCGAGGGTCGGGTCCCCTGACGCCGCCCCCTGCCCCGCGGCGCGCTTTCCCGGGGTCGCTATCCACCTGGCCGAGCCGCACATGGGCCGCAGCCGCCGGGCCTTCCTCACACGCCTGGCGCTCTCCAAGGGCTTCCGGGTCCTGGACGCCTACAG CCCTGAGGTGACACACGTGGTGATGGAGGGGACCTCAGCAGAGGAGGCCACCTGCTGGCAGGAGCGCAAGACAGCATCTCTTCCCCCAGGTGGCAGCCACCCAGCACTGTTAGACATAAGCTGGTTCACAGACAGCATGGAAGCTGGGCATCCTGTCCCTGTGGAGGGCAGACACCGCCTGGAG GTGGCTGTGCCCAGGAAGGAGCTGCCAAGCCCAGCATGGATGCCGCCCTATGCCTGCCAGCGCCCCACTCCCCTCACACACCACAACACCAGCCTCTCG GATGCTCTGGAGACACTGGCGGAGGCAGCAGGCTTTGACCGCAGTGAGGGCCGCCAACTCTCCTTCTGCAGAGCAGCCTCAGTGCTCAAGGCCCTTCCCGGCCCGGTCACAGCCCTGAGCCAGCTGCAGGGGCTGCCCCACTTCGGAGAACACTCCCGCAGGGTCGTCCAG GAGCTGCTGGAGCACGGAGTGtgtgaggaggtggagagggtcCGGCTGTCAGAGAGGTACCAGATCATGAAG CTCTTCACCCAGATCTTCGGGGTCGGGGTAAAGACGGCTGACCGCTGGTACCGGGAAGGGCTGCGGACCCTGGACGACCTCCGAGAGCAGCCCCAGAGACTGACCCAGCAGCAGAAAGCAG GCCTGCGGCACCACCAGGACCTGAGCGCCCTGATCCAGCGGTCGGACGCCGAGGCCCTGCATCAGGTGGTGGAGGCGGCCGTGGGGCAGGCCCTTCCCGGGGCCACCGTCACGCTGGCCGGCGGCTTCCGGAG CATCAGTGCAGCCAACAGCGAGACCCCGCCCACCCGGCCCGGCAGAACCACATCATGGACGCCTTTGAGAGGAGTTTCTGCATTTTCCGCCTGCCGCAACCCCCGGGGGCTGATGTCGAGGGATGCCAGAAGCCCTGCCCCACCTGGAAGGCGGTGCGCGTGGACCTGGTGGTCGCCCCCAGCAGCCAGTTCCCCTTTGCCCTACTCGGCTGGACCGGCTCCAAG CATTTTGAGCGGGAGCTGCGCCGCttcagcaggaaggagagggggctCTGGCTGA